The Bacteroidota bacterium genome window below encodes:
- a CDS encoding S8 family serine peptidase, giving the protein MKSYKLIILFLLTFSSIIAQVKDPEITTILKDKFLDKSGNPLTGKGIIVGDMDSGIDIFHPFFFFADGGEFNWIDVNGDGKFTAGTDGVDLNNDGKISDNEILNYLEITDKTFGPFRISDRSVYNPDMDFLYNDKNKNGKRDFGEQAGFSESDPTYGEQFFIPSNFEAKELVAGEKIIGLKTSKVISVRQKDGTIRRRGTDLIKNEKDDFNHGTGVAGIILGGIGGLHKLHGIAPDAELVMADIAYDYTPRFVKNFPDLMKFLKDEGANTMLFEDGEWSWEPMDGTTPEEVLARQYCEEGYPVVTATGNLAAARCVFDDSLKTNGKYSYTVSASGSVSGKPNDGVFVSLLWNGNPGDFKTLDVIGPDLQTYSIPTSGSGFIKKDCRISYQYSKSEKGNMLLSLGFYRKDSARVNGDWTINIEPKKDFVMRGNVNDVGQSWGGETHWKYKFSNEGTLTFPATADSTIKVGAYVVNFAWDNAKVGDVATYSGRGRSITGDLGVDICAPGHSTFSTGENFSYQTFSGTSSAAPHVTGLIALMLQYDKTLTNTQIKSIIKNTAIQEDKMGKLPNITWGWGKLNIPGALKSLTGN; this is encoded by the coding sequence ATGAAATCTTATAAATTAATTATTTTATTTCTTTTAACATTTTCATCAATAATTGCTCAGGTAAAAGACCCTGAAATTACGACTATATTAAAAGATAAATTTTTAGATAAGTCAGGTAATCCGTTAACGGGAAAAGGAATTATAGTAGGAGATATGGATTCCGGCATCGATATTTTTCATCCGTTCTTTTTCTTTGCAGACGGAGGAGAATTTAACTGGATAGATGTAAACGGGGACGGGAAATTTACGGCGGGAACAGACGGAGTTGACTTAAACAACGACGGCAAAATTTCAGACAACGAAATATTAAATTATCTGGAAATTACCGATAAGACTTTTGGTCCGTTTAGAATATCGGACAGAAGTGTTTATAATCCCGATATGGATTTTCTTTACAACGATAAAAACAAAAACGGCAAAAGAGATTTTGGTGAGCAGGCGGGATTTTCCGAAAGCGACCCCACTTACGGCGAACAATTTTTTATTCCGTCAAACTTTGAAGCTAAAGAATTAGTTGCCGGAGAAAAAATAATCGGCTTAAAAACATCTAAAGTAATTTCTGTAAGACAAAAGGACGGGACAATAAGAAGAAGAGGAACTGACCTTATTAAAAATGAAAAAGATGATTTCAATCACGGAACAGGTGTAGCAGGTATAATTCTCGGGGGAATCGGAGGATTGCATAAGCTTCACGGTATTGCACCCGATGCAGAACTTGTAATGGCAGATATTGCTTATGATTATACTCCGCGATTTGTAAAAAACTTTCCTGACCTAATGAAATTTTTAAAAGATGAAGGCGCAAACACAATGTTATTTGAAGACGGCGAATGGTCATGGGAGCCGATGGACGGCACAACTCCGGAAGAAGTTCTTGCGCGTCAGTATTGCGAAGAAGGCTATCCTGTTGTAACTGCAACGGGAAATCTTGCTGCTGCTCGATGTGTATTTGATGACTCATTAAAAACAAACGGAAAATATTCTTACACTGTCTCTGCATCAGGCAGCGTAAGCGGAAAGCCAAATGACGGAGTTTTTGTGTCTTTGCTTTGGAACGGCAATCCGGGTGATTTTAAAACACTGGATGTTATAGGTCCCGACCTTCAGACATACAGCATTCCTACAAGCGGCAGCGGATTTATAAAAAAAGACTGCAGAATTTCTTATCAGTATTCAAAAAGTGAAAAGGGAAATATGCTGCTCTCTCTTGGCTTTTACCGAAAAGACTCAGCAAGAGTAAACGGTGACTGGACGATTAACATAGAGCCAAAAAAAGATTTTGTAATGCGCGGCAATGTAAATGATGTGGGACAGTCATGGGGCGGTGAAACACACTGGAAATATAAATTCTCCAATGAAGGAACGCTTACATTTCCTGCAACTGCTGACAGCACAATTAAAGTCGGCGCTTATGTTGTAAATTTTGCTTGGGACAATGCTAAGGTTGGCGATGTTGCGACTTACAGCGGAAGAGGAAGGTCAATCACAGGTGATTTAGGAGTTGATATCTGCGCGCCGGGGCACTCAACTTTTTCTACAGGAGAAAATTTTTCTTACCAGACGTTCAGCGGAACAAGTTCTGCAGCGCCTCACGTAACCGGATTAATAGCTCTGATGCTTCAGTATGATAAAACTCTTACCAATACGCAGATAAAAAGTATAATAAAAAATACGGCAATACAGGAAGATAAAATGGGCAAGCTTCCGAATATTACATGGGGCTGGGGCAAGCTCAATATCCCCGGTGCTTTAAAATCTTTAACAGGAAATTAA
- a CDS encoding 3-hydroxyanthranilate 3,4-dioxygenase, producing MSIAPINFQKWIEENRHLFKPPVGNKCIYDGDFIVMVVGGPNSRKDYHFQEGPEFFYQIEGDIEVGIVEDGVQKIVPIKEGEVYYVPSRVPHSPRRPAGTVGLVIERKRNENELDGFQWYCENCHEKLYEKFFKLTDIVNQLPPLLEEFYSSEELRTCKNCGTVMSPPVKLS from the coding sequence ATGTCTATCGCTCCAATAAATTTTCAAAAATGGATTGAAGAAAACCGTCATCTTTTTAAACCGCCCGTAGGGAACAAATGTATTTACGACGGAGACTTTATCGTGATGGTTGTGGGCGGACCGAACTCAAGAAAAGATTATCACTTTCAGGAAGGTCCAGAATTTTTTTATCAGATAGAAGGCGATATTGAAGTTGGAATAGTTGAAGACGGCGTTCAGAAAATTGTTCCGATAAAAGAAGGGGAAGTTTATTACGTACCTTCGAGAGTGCCACACTCACCGAGAAGACCTGCGGGAACAGTTGGCTTAGTAATAGAAAGAAAAAGAAATGAAAATGAGCTCGACGGTTTCCAGTGGTATTGCGAAAACTGTCACGAAAAATTATACGAAAAGTTTTTTAAGCTCACTGATATTGTAAACCAGCTTCCGCCGTTACTTGAAGAGTTTTATTCATCGGAAGAATTAAGAACATGTAAAAATTGCGGAACAGTTATGTCACCTCCGGTGAAACTGTCATGA
- a CDS encoding O-methyltransferase → MDFLDSKIQDYADKYTSPENDVLRELNEETHANVASPNMLSGHIQGRILAMISKMIKPKYILEIGTYTGYSAICLCEGLEFGGKLYTIDINSEMEAINKKYFDKAGVAGKIKKLTGNALELIPKIDHKFDLVFIDADKTNYANYYDMVFDKINAGGIILADNVLWSGKILLDEKEMDDDTKALSKFNEKIMNDNRVENILLPVRDGLMVIRKK, encoded by the coding sequence ATGGATTTTTTAGATTCGAAAATACAGGACTACGCCGATAAATACACATCACCTGAAAACGATGTATTGCGCGAGCTTAATGAAGAAACACATGCAAACGTTGCCTCGCCAAATATGCTCAGCGGACATATTCAGGGAAGAATACTTGCAATGATAAGCAAGATGATAAAGCCGAAGTATATTCTTGAGATCGGAACATACACAGGTTACTCTGCCATTTGTCTGTGTGAGGGACTTGAGTTCGGCGGTAAGCTTTATACTATTGATATCAACAGCGAGATGGAAGCTATCAATAAAAAATATTTTGATAAAGCAGGTGTTGCAGGCAAGATAAAAAAGCTAACGGGAAATGCGCTTGAGCTGATTCCAAAGATTGACCATAAATTTGATCTCGTTTTTATAGATGCCGATAAAACGAACTATGCAAATTATTATGATATGGTTTTTGATAAAATTAATGCGGGAGGAATAATCCTTGCAGATAACGTACTATGGAGCGGTAAAATTTTGCTCGATGAAAAAGAAATGGATGACGATACAAAAGCGCTAAGCAAGTTCAATGAAAAAATAATGAATGACAACAGAGTTGAAAATATTCTATTACCTGTGAGAGACGGGCTTATGGTTATCCGTAAGAAGTAA
- a CDS encoding DinB family protein: MADTFESVRALSKSFISKIEEKDIHENIVVNGKELNSPYWIVAHLIWAESFLLGNAIGNPMNKYEWLNEYGFGMNPKKIKSKPEYSEVLRVLDETHEEAMKYLRSLPDSFLDEANKMGINFSGKTDNRVVIHHAIRHEPMHIGQLTWFMKSKGMQTV, translated from the coding sequence TTGGCGGATACTTTTGAATCTGTCCGCGCCCTCTCAAAATCATTCATTTCAAAAATTGAGGAAAAAGATATTCACGAAAACATTGTTGTGAACGGGAAGGAACTGAACTCTCCATACTGGATTGTAGCTCATCTTATATGGGCAGAAAGTTTTTTGCTTGGTAATGCTATTGGAAATCCAATGAATAAATATGAGTGGCTGAATGAATACGGATTCGGAATGAATCCTAAGAAAATAAAATCTAAACCTGAATACAGTGAAGTGCTAAGAGTTTTAGATGAAACTCACGAAGAAGCGATGAAGTATCTGAGAAGTTTACCTGATTCTTTTCTGGATGAAGCAAATAAAATGGGAATTAATTTTTCGGGCAAGACAGATAACAGAGTTGTAATTCACCACGCAATAAGGCATGAGCCTATGCATATAGGGCAGCTAACTTGGTTCATGAAATCAAAAGGAATGCAAACAGTTTAA
- a CDS encoding DUF899 family protein, producing MTQEEIKSANEELMSLQEESQKIRKKMVEIGAKLGDTIVSQDYEFTSLDGGKVKLSEMFGDKKNLFVIHNMGKSCPYCTMWADGFNGMYKYIEGRGKSAFVLMAGDDLETHRKFKESRGWTMTSYSAKENDFTKEMGFKSPDDENFWPGVSVFEKTEDGKIRRINKEWFGPTDMYCPVWHFLELLPHENLTENS from the coding sequence ATGACACAGGAAGAAATCAAATCTGCTAATGAAGAATTAATGTCCCTTCAAGAGGAATCTCAGAAAATAAGAAAAAAAATGGTAGAGATTGGCGCTAAGCTGGGTGATACTATCGTTTCTCAGGATTATGAGTTTACATCTCTTGACGGCGGCAAAGTAAAGCTCTCTGAAATGTTCGGAGATAAAAAAAATCTTTTCGTAATTCATAACATGGGCAAGAGCTGTCCGTACTGCACTATGTGGGCAGACGGTTTCAACGGAATGTATAAATATATTGAAGGAAGAGGGAAGAGCGCTTTTGTTTTAATGGCAGGTGATGACCTGGAAACTCACAGAAAATTTAAAGAGTCACGCGGATGGACTATGACAAGCTACTCTGCAAAGGAAAATGATTTTACGAAGGAGATGGGTTTCAAAAGTCCCGATGACGAGAACTTCTGGCCGGGAGTATCTGTATTCGAAAAAACAGAAGACGGAAAAATAAGAAGAATAAATAAAGAGTGGTTCGGACCTACGGATATGTACTGTCCCGTATGGCATTTCCTTGAACTGCTGCCCCATGAAAATTTAACAGAGAACTCTTAG
- a CDS encoding DinB family protein, translating into MENPVSKYLAAQYDSMINWVNGNIDPLTDDELKMELSPGKNHGIWILGHLIVSDDDFSLYMGKGDLLFPEYYEIFGAKSKLQPVEAYAPASLLRKQWKEVIEKNKKIYAELTDEELKQSHAKVDEFENDFFKTKENIAKFWQLHQMYHAGQLSVLVSRAGKAAY; encoded by the coding sequence ATGGAAAATCCTGTTTCAAAATATCTTGCAGCGCAATACGATTCCATGATAAACTGGGTTAACGGAAATATTGACCCGCTTACTGATGATGAGTTAAAAATGGAATTATCTCCGGGAAAGAATCACGGTATATGGATACTCGGGCATTTAATTGTAAGCGATGATGACTTTTCTCTTTACATGGGAAAAGGTGATTTATTGTTTCCTGAGTATTACGAAATTTTCGGTGCTAAGAGTAAATTACAACCGGTAGAAGCTTATGCACCTGCCTCCCTGCTGCGAAAGCAATGGAAAGAAGTAATTGAAAAAAATAAAAAAATATATGCAGAGCTTACCGATGAAGAATTGAAACAGTCGCATGCAAAAGTGGATGAATTTGAAAACGATTTTTTTAAAACAAAAGAAAATATTGCCAAGTTCTGGCAGCTGCATCAGATGTATCATGCAGGACAGTTATCAGTACTGGTATCAAGAGCAGGCAAAGCTGCGTATTAA
- a CDS encoding FKBP-type peptidyl-prolyl cis-trans isomerase, producing MIKKLLTFLIILLAVKFSYAQSDTVTTASGLKYIVVSATGDKPTVAGMVAIVHYDGYLLDGKKFDSSRDRNEPLEFVLGEGQVIKGWDEGIALMKIGDKYRFIIPPNLAYGTKGSGNVIPPNSTLIFDVEVLGIDKARKSIGDEMLGITFEKNVDEAIKRYYEAKEKSFDDYNFKEGQLNVLGYDLLQGKRTKDAIKVLELNVKMFPKSSNVYDSLGEAYMLDGNKELAIKNYKKSLELNPGNENAKNMLKELEAK from the coding sequence ATGATAAAGAAACTTTTAACTTTTTTAATAATATTACTCGCAGTAAAGTTTTCCTATGCGCAGAGTGATACAGTTACAACTGCATCAGGATTAAAATATATTGTAGTCAGTGCAACGGGAGATAAACCTACAGTTGCGGGAATGGTTGCCATTGTTCACTACGACGGATACTTGCTTGACGGAAAGAAGTTTGACTCTTCACGCGATAGAAATGAACCGCTGGAATTTGTTCTCGGAGAAGGTCAGGTAATCAAGGGCTGGGATGAAGGTATTGCTCTAATGAAAATCGGAGATAAATACAGATTCATTATCCCTCCAAATCTTGCCTATGGTACTAAAGGTTCAGGTAATGTTATACCACCGAATTCAACTTTGATTTTTGATGTTGAAGTACTCGGAATAGATAAGGCAAGAAAATCCATCGGCGATGAAATGCTTGGAATAACTTTTGAAAAAAATGTTGACGAAGCTATTAAAAGATACTATGAAGCGAAAGAAAAATCATTTGATGATTATAATTTTAAGGAAGGACAGTTAAATGTGCTTGGATACGACCTTCTGCAGGGCAAAAGAACTAAAGATGCCATAAAAGTTTTAGAATTAAATGTTAAGATGTTTCCTAAATCTTCCAATGTATATGATTCACTTGGAGAGGCATATATGCTGGACGGCAATAAGGAGCTTGCAATAAAGAACTACAAAAAATCACTCGAACTTAATCCCGGAAACGAGAACGCCAAAAACATGCTTAAAGAGCTTGAAGCAAAATAA
- a CDS encoding amidohydrolase produces the protein MKIDLHTHILPENWANLKEKYGYGGWVNLEHHKPCCAKMMIDGKFFREIESNCWDPVTRIHECDSHKVNMQVLSTVPVMFSYWAKAEDALDLSKYLNDHIADIVKNYPDRFIGLGTVPMQSPKLAIKEMERCMKELGLAGIEIGSHIEASADPHDKRGEWNLNDENLFEFFQAAEELGAAIFVHPWDMMGKKEMPKYWLPWLVGMPAETSRAICSMIFGGVFERLKKLKVCFAHGGGSFPFTIGRIEHGFNVRPDLCAVDNNVNPREYIGKFYLDSLVHDREALKYIVNLMGENKICLGSDYPFPLGEHVPGKLIEGMDFTNELKEKLLWKNAVEFLGVKL, from the coding sequence ATGAAGATAGATTTACACACACACATTCTTCCTGAAAACTGGGCGAACCTGAAAGAGAAATACGGCTACGGCGGATGGGTAAATCTTGAGCACCACAAACCGTGCTGCGCAAAGATGATGATTGACGGAAAATTTTTCCGTGAGATTGAAAGCAACTGCTGGGACCCCGTTACCCGTATTCATGAATGTGATTCGCATAAGGTAAATATGCAGGTGCTTTCCACTGTGCCCGTTATGTTCAGCTATTGGGCTAAGGCGGAAGATGCTTTGGACCTTTCAAAATATTTAAATGACCATATTGCGGATATTGTAAAAAATTATCCCGACAGGTTTATAGGACTGGGAACTGTTCCTATGCAGTCACCTAAGCTTGCCATAAAAGAAATGGAACGATGTATGAAGGAGCTTGGTCTTGCAGGGATAGAAATCGGTTCACACATAGAAGCAAGCGCAGACCCTCATGATAAAAGGGGAGAGTGGAATCTTAATGATGAAAATCTTTTTGAATTTTTTCAGGCAGCGGAAGAGTTAGGCGCAGCAATCTTCGTGCATCCCTGGGATATGATGGGAAAGAAGGAAATGCCGAAGTACTGGCTTCCGTGGTTAGTCGGTATGCCTGCTGAAACTTCAAGAGCAATATGCTCAATGATTTTCGGCGGAGTTTTTGAACGATTAAAAAAATTGAAAGTCTGCTTCGCTCATGGCGGGGGTTCGTTTCCTTTTACAATCGGAAGAATTGAACACGGATTTAATGTAAGGCCTGACTTATGCGCAGTCGATAACAACGTAAACCCAAGAGAGTACATAGGGAAGTTTTATCTGGATTCACTTGTTCATGATAGGGAAGCTCTGAAGTATATTGTAAACCTCATGGGAGAAAACAAGATTTGTCTTGGTTCGGATTATCCTTTTCCATTGGGAGAACATGTTCCGGGAAAACTTATTGAAGGAATGGATTTTACAAATGAACTGAAGGAAAAACTTTTATGGAAAAATGCTGTGGAGTTTTTAGGAGTTAAGCTATAG
- a CDS encoding GNAT family N-acetyltransferase, with amino-acid sequence MSSDLPIEILEANTDDIRIITEIAFPAWEATYLKIVSQEQFDFMYNDMYSDESLRKQFSEGHRFFILYEKKIPAAFLSFVPVENIIRIPKLYVHPSHQKKGLGKILLDKVEEICKGKYEAIELNVNRYNPARFFYEKLGFKIISEIDVPIGKYFMNDYIVRKEI; translated from the coding sequence ATGAGTTCAGATTTACCTATAGAAATTCTTGAGGCTAATACAGACGATATAAGAATTATAACCGAAATTGCCTTCCCCGCATGGGAGGCAACGTATCTGAAAATTGTTTCGCAGGAGCAGTTTGATTTTATGTATAACGATATGTACTCAGATGAATCATTGCGCAAACAATTTTCCGAGGGGCACAGGTTTTTTATTTTATACGAGAAAAAAATTCCTGCTGCGTTTTTATCGTTTGTACCTGTAGAAAATATTATTCGCATTCCGAAGCTTTATGTTCATCCTTCACATCAGAAGAAAGGTTTAGGAAAAATTTTATTAGATAAGGTCGAAGAGATTTGCAAAGGGAAATATGAGGCTATCGAACTTAATGTAAACCGATATAACCCTGCGAGATTTTTTTATGAGAAGCTGGGGTTTAAAATCATTTCTGAAATTGATGTTCCTATTGGTAAATATTTTATGAATGACTATATTGTTAGAAAAGAAATTTAA
- a CDS encoding dienelactone hydrolase family protein has translation MEIISKNISVKKSARYFLSSQNKNPDTLMFVLHGYGMPAFHFLKEFEMIDDENTLIVSPEGLSRFYTKGFYGNIGASWMTSEDRENEINDYVNYLDEVFTEVLNDLEKKPEKIILLGFSQGGSTVTRWAATGKVSANILIIHSSDIPKDIDFDLLKSKSEKMKIHCVYGDEDKSVRKENFESSVNLLYEKNIKFEQHIFNGGHNINIETVKKITIA, from the coding sequence ATGGAAATCATTTCAAAAAATATTTCAGTAAAAAAATCCGCAAGATATTTTCTTTCATCACAGAATAAAAATCCGGATACATTAATGTTCGTTCTTCACGGATACGGTATGCCCGCTTTTCATTTTTTAAAAGAGTTTGAAATGATTGATGATGAAAATACTCTGATTGTTTCTCCTGAGGGACTGTCGAGATTTTATACAAAAGGATTTTACGGCAACATCGGCGCCTCATGGATGACTTCTGAAGACAGGGAGAATGAAATAAACGATTACGTAAATTATCTTGATGAAGTTTTTACAGAGGTATTAAATGATTTAGAAAAGAAACCGGAAAAAATTATTTTGCTGGGATTTTCACAGGGAGGCTCTACTGTCACACGCTGGGCAGCAACGGGAAAAGTATCAGCGAATATATTGATAATTCATTCCTCTGATATTCCAAAAGATATAGATTTTGATTTACTGAAATCAAAATCAGAAAAGATGAAAATTCACTGCGTTTACGGTGATGAAGATAAAAGCGTAAGAAAAGAAAATTTTGAGAGTAGCGTGAATTTACTGTACGAAAAAAATATTAAATTTGAACAGCATATTTTCAACGGCGGTCACAATATAAACATCGAAACAGTAAAAAAAATAACTATAGCTTAA
- a CDS encoding DinB family protein, which translates to MENPASKILAKQYADSSGWADWIINSLSDEDLRKEINPGKNHGVWLLGHLITCEDDFALFMGKGEITYMDYHNMFAENTKLQSVDNYPPVSEMRNKWKEMVEKNKKIYAELTDAELNEPQAQLTGENDFCKTKEDVASHWQVHLMYHTGQLSVLMPKSKS; encoded by the coding sequence TTGGAAAATCCGGCTTCAAAAATACTCGCAAAGCAATATGCTGATTCTTCAGGCTGGGCAGACTGGATTATAAATTCTCTTTCAGATGAAGATTTAAGAAAAGAAATTAATCCTGGTAAAAATCACGGAGTGTGGCTGCTGGGTCATTTGATTACTTGTGAAGATGATTTTGCTTTATTCATGGGAAAGGGAGAAATAACCTATATGGATTATCATAATATGTTTGCTGAAAATACAAAACTGCAATCAGTTGATAATTACCCTCCTGTTTCCGAGATGCGAAATAAATGGAAAGAGATGGTTGAAAAGAATAAAAAAATTTATGCAGAACTTACCGATGCCGAACTGAATGAACCGCAGGCACAATTAACAGGTGAAAATGATTTTTGCAAAACAAAGGAAGATGTCGCTAGCCATTGGCAAGTACATTTAATGTATCATACAGGTCAGTTAAGTGTTTTAATGCCTAAATCTAAATCATAG
- a CDS encoding DUF899 family protein produces MTEEEKKSIHKELRELYTEIHEKRKKAIELTAKLGDTIVSQDYEFTSTDGGKVKLSEMFGGHKNLFVVHNMGGACSFCTMWADGFNGMYKYLESRGKSGFVLMAGDEIEAHKKFKNSRGWTFQSCSAIENDFSKEMGFQNNAGGIEPGLSVLEKTDDGKIRRINQDFFGPTDMYCSVWRFLELLPDENIKKDF; encoded by the coding sequence ATGACTGAAGAAGAGAAAAAATCCATACATAAAGAGCTTAGAGAACTTTACACTGAAATCCATGAAAAGAGAAAAAAAGCAATTGAACTGACTGCAAAGCTTGGAGATACAATTGTCTCACAGGACTACGAATTCACTTCCACTGATGGCGGCAAAGTAAAGCTATCGGAAATGTTCGGTGGACATAAAAATCTTTTTGTAGTTCATAATATGGGAGGAGCGTGTTCGTTCTGCACTATGTGGGCAGACGGCTTTAACGGAATGTATAAATATCTTGAGAGCCGCGGCAAAAGCGGATTTGTATTAATGGCAGGTGATGAAATCGAAGCGCATAAGAAATTTAAAAATTCACGTGGCTGGACTTTCCAAAGCTGCTCCGCAATTGAAAATGATTTTTCAAAAGAAATGGGATTTCAGAATAATGCAGGCGGAATAGAACCGGGCTTATCTGTATTAGAAAAAACCGACGACGGAAAGATAAGAAGAATTAATCAGGATTTTTTCGGACCAACGGATATGTATTGCTCGGTCTGGCGTTTCCTCGAACTTCTTCCCGATGAAAACATTAAAAAAGATTTTTAA
- a CDS encoding UPF0175 family protein: MKSLTLNIPDSLDIDDKELSMMLASKLYEQGKLSLGQAAELAGLSVKTFSELLGRYGVSIFNYPPSDLSHDIKNA; encoded by the coding sequence ATGAAATCTCTTACATTAAATATACCGGATTCCTTAGACATAGATGATAAAGAATTAAGCATGATGCTTGCATCCAAACTTTATGAGCAAGGAAAGCTTTCCCTGGGTCAAGCTGCGGAACTTGCCGGTCTTTCGGTTAAAACATTTTCCGAGCTCCTTGGCAGATATGGTGTTTCTATATTTAACTATCCCCCTTCTGATTTATCCCACGATATAAAAAATGCCTGA
- a CDS encoding DUF3368 domain-containing protein, translated as MPEIIISDTSCLILLSKINELEILKKLYNTIYITEDVLKEYGLKIPPWFNVQSPIDKTRQQILEIQLGKGEASSLALAIELKDSVLILDDYKARKIAKSLDLKFSGTLGILIKAKKNGHIKSLKSILEKLKSNNYFISEELESYALKESEELS; from the coding sequence ATGCCTGAAATTATAATTTCAGATACCAGTTGTCTTATATTACTATCAAAAATAAATGAGCTGGAAATCCTTAAAAAACTTTATAACACTATTTACATAACAGAAGATGTGCTTAAAGAATATGGCTTAAAAATTCCACCCTGGTTTAATGTGCAGTCACCTATTGATAAAACGAGACAGCAAATTTTAGAAATTCAGTTAGGAAAAGGAGAAGCAAGTTCTCTTGCGCTCGCAATAGAATTAAAAGATAGTGTTTTAATTTTAGATGATTATAAAGCCAGAAAGATAGCGAAATCATTAGATTTAAAATTTTCCGGAACCTTGGGAATATTAATAAAAGCTAAAAAGAATGGACATATAAAATCTTTAAAATCTATTTTGGAAAAACTTAAAAGCAATAACTATTTTATATCTGAAGAACTGGAATCATACGCTTTAAAAGAATCTGAAGAATTATCTTAA
- a CDS encoding NCS2 family permease produces MQNFFRLRENNTTIRIEVLAGITSFLACMYIIVVNPAILKDAGMPFSAVLTATVLVCFFSSVAMGLYANNPIIVAPGMGINAFFTYTAVIGMGMSWQAALGTVFWSGVIIMLLSFSNIRVHILQAVPHSVRMGLASGIGLFIALIGLENSGFIIANKATLISKAPLNAMTATFLAGLAVTIILVIKKVPASLILGIVITTILSIPIGRLWGDASAVNFGTKTLVTFNGIFAPPDFSLFMSMDFIGALKFSAIGVIFTFVFVDMFDSISTFMGIAEAGNLLDKDGQPRNVKQSLIVDGFSSVISGVFGTSAGTAYIESATGIREGGRTGLTAVVGGLLFLPCMFFSPLLSIVPAIATAPILIVVGALFMIPMTRLDWTDFEISFPAFIAMIMIPFSFSINEGIVFGLLSYTIIKLVLGKYKELTPMLIVLDIVSVIFLIYN; encoded by the coding sequence ATGCAAAACTTCTTCCGCCTTCGCGAGAACAACACAACCATCCGCATTGAAGTGCTTGCAGGAATAACATCGTTCCTTGCATGCATGTATATTATAGTCGTGAACCCTGCCATTTTAAAAGATGCAGGAATGCCGTTCTCTGCCGTACTGACTGCAACCGTTCTCGTCTGCTTCTTTTCAAGTGTTGCAATGGGACTTTATGCTAACAACCCAATCATCGTTGCTCCCGGCATGGGCATAAATGCATTCTTCACTTACACTGCTGTTATCGGTATGGGTATGAGCTGGCAGGCAGCGCTGGGGACTGTATTCTGGTCAGGCGTTATTATAATGCTGCTCTCGTTTTCCAATATACGCGTTCATATTCTTCAGGCAGTGCCGCATTCAGTTCGTATGGGTCTTGCTTCGGGCATCGGTTTATTCATCGCTCTCATCGGACTTGAAAACTCAGGCTTCATTATTGCAAATAAAGCAACTCTTATTTCCAAAGCTCCTCTGAATGCAATGACGGCAACGTTCTTAGCCGGACTTGCAGTCACTATAATTTTAGTTATAAAAAAAGTCCCGGCCTCTCTTATCCTCGGAATCGTAATAACTACAATTCTATCAATTCCCATAGGGAGATTATGGGGAGATGCCTCAGCAGTTAACTTCGGGACAAAGACTCTTGTTACATTTAACGGCATTTTCGCCCCACCCGATTTTTCATTATTTATGAGTATGGATTTTATCGGAGCGCTTAAGTTCTCCGCCATCGGAGTAATATTTACTTTTGTGTTCGTAGATATGTTCGATAGCATTTCAACATTTATGGGAATTGCCGAAGCGGGCAACCTGCTTGATAAAGACGGTCAGCCAAGAAACGTAAAGCAGTCATTAATTGTCGACGGTTTCTCTTCCGTTATCTCGGGAGTGTTCGGAACCAGCGCAGGCACTGCTTATATAGAGTCAGCTACGGGTATCCGAGAGGGCGGAAGAACGGGACTGACGGCCGTTGTTGGGGGATTGTTATTCCTGCCTTGTATGTTTTTCTCACCTCTGCTTTCTATCGTTCCTGCCATTGCAACTGCGCCGATACTTATTGTGGTAGGAGCGTTGTTTATGATTCCGATGACACGACTTGACTGGACAGATTTTGAAATTTCATTCCCTGCCTTTATTGCAATGATAATGATACCTTTCTCTTTTTCAATAAATGAAGGAATTGTTTTCGGACTGCTGAGCTATACAATTATAAAGTTAGTCCTTGGTAAATACAAAGAGCTCACTCCAATGCTTATTGTGCTGGATATAGTTTCAGTGATATTTCTGATTTATAATTAA